The Desulfobotulus mexicanus genome contains the following window.
TAAAAAAGCTGTTTTTCATAGCTCAGATGCTGCCATTTACATCCGCCACAGTGGGCTGCATAAATGCATGCGGGCTCAACCCTGTCTGAAGAGGGTGAAAGCACTTCCAGGGTTTTTGCCTCTGCATGGCGTTTTTTCTTTTTGAAAATCCTGGCCCTTACCCTGTCCCCGGCAACAGCGTCATCCACAAAAACGGCCAGACCATCAATCCGGGCCAGTCCCCTGCCCCCGAAGGCCATGTCCGTAACATCCAGTTCTATTTCCTGTCTTTTTCTGATATCGCTCATATGGAATCCATTGTTTAAGGTTCTGGGAAGTGACAAAGCAAAAAGTTTTTTATATAGTCTTTTGTTCGATGGAAAATCAAGCATACAAGAATGAACCCAACGAGGAAATCATGCAAGAAACATCTCAAAACCAGACAGCAGGCCAAAAACAGGGCGAAGCCCTTCGCTTTACTTCCGGCAGTTTTTCCCTTTCCGGCTTTCTTCACCTGCCCGATGCCAAAAACCCGCCCATTATCATCGGCTCCCACGGCCTTTTAAGTGATGCGGACTCTGCCAAACAGGTGGACCTTGCAAATAAAATGCTTGCCTGCGGAGTGGGTTTCTTCCGTTTTCACCACAGAGGTTCCGGAGATTCCGAAGGCAGCCTTGCGGAAACCAGCCTTGAAACCCGCGTGGAAGACATGGTGGCAGCCTGGGAAATGCTATCTATGCGCAAAGACCTTGGAAGACCCTTCGGACTTTTTGGCAGCAGCATGGGCGGTGCCACATGCATAGGGGCATGGTCCGCCATAAGGCCTGCAGCCACCTTCCTTGTGGCCCCCCTGATCAAGGGCCGGGTACTGACCCAGCAGGCTCCAGCTGACATGGCAGCCATTCTGGAAGAAAGCGGACTCAAGGAATCTTTTTTTACCGAGAATCTGAATTTTGACCTGACGGAACGCATACCTGCCATGCGCAATGTCTTTGTGGTTCATGGCACCGAAGACAAGGTGGTACCCGTGGAAGAAGGCCATATGGTATATGAACTGGCGGCAGAACCCAAACGCTTTATTGCCTTTGAAGGGGGCGACCACCGCATCAGTCATCCGGGCCATCAGAAAATTCTTCTGAAGAGAGCCTTTGATTTTTTTGAGGAAAAACTGACCCTCAAGGCTAGAACCTGCGGTATGTGAGCCGGTACACCCAGCAGGACACCAGAAAATCCATTCAGAAACGTAATTATTCAGAACATTTTTATATGCAAGATTGTGTATTGTTTTCAAAGTACTGGTTCCTGCAAAAGACAATCGGGCTGTTTGTGAGTGACATTGCAATCGTTTCGGATCAGAGCTTTGTCCGTCACTCAAGCCATAAACCTATAGTCTGCTGTGAAAAAACAATAAGCTTTTTCAGGCTTGAGTGCCGGAGTGCTAATAAGAAGCGGCAAACTGTCTGAGCCACCACAAAGGCAGCGTACAAAGGCCTGCTATGGTAATCAAAAAGCTTATCCTGCCTGTGGCGGCGAGTTTTTGCCGCTTCCGCACAGGGCAAGAAGCTCTAAGAATAAGATTGCGTCATGAACAAATGGTCCGGTTGTCTATGCACCTGATTAAAGGCTTTCGATTTAACGAAGAAAAATTGTGCTGAACAATTACTCAGAAAGAAAGGAAGTACCATGGAAATACCCCAGCGCAACCTTGCCATGGACCTTATGCGCGTCACGGAATCCGCAGCGCTGGCTTCGGCCCGCTGGCTGGGCCGGGGCGATAAAATATCCGGAGACGGGGCGGCTGTGGATGCCATGCGTCTTTCCTTTGCCGCCGTTCCAGTGGAAGGCCGGATTGTCATCGGTGAAGGGGAAAAAGACGAAGCCCCCATGCTGTATAACGGAGA
Protein-coding sequences here:
- a CDS encoding alpha/beta hydrolase, which gives rise to MQETSQNQTAGQKQGEALRFTSGSFSLSGFLHLPDAKNPPIIIGSHGLLSDADSAKQVDLANKMLACGVGFFRFHHRGSGDSEGSLAETSLETRVEDMVAAWEMLSMRKDLGRPFGLFGSSMGGATCIGAWSAIRPAATFLVAPLIKGRVLTQQAPADMAAILEESGLKESFFTENLNFDLTERIPAMRNVFVVHGTEDKVVPVEEGHMVYELAAEPKRFIAFEGGDHRISHPGHQKILLKRAFDFFEEKLTLKARTCGM